Genomic segment of Eleutherodactylus coqui strain aEleCoq1 chromosome 1, aEleCoq1.hap1, whole genome shotgun sequence:
actagggggcgctcgctGCATACAGGTTGGGcacaggcaccactagggggcgctcactgcatacaggttgggcacaggcaccactagggggcgctcactgcatacaggttgggcacaggcaccactagggggagctcactgcatacaggttGGGCACAgggtagggggagctcactgcatacaggttgggcacaggcaccactagggtgagctcactgcatacaggttGGGCACAgggtagggggagctcactgcatacaggttGGGCACagggaccactagggggagctcactgcatacaggttGGGCACagggaccactagggggagctcactgcatacaggttgggcacaggcaccactagggggagctcactgcatacaggttGGGCACagggaccactagggggagctcactgcatacaggttGGGCACAggcaccactaggaggagctcactgcatacaggttgggcacaggcaccactagggggagctcctatTTTGTGGACGGTGGATAACTCTTCTGTGATTTCCTCAATAAGTGAATTAGACTAGTAAATGAGCCTCCGTTCCATCGCTTCTCATGTGGTTGCTGTCTCCCCTGTCAGCAGCCCGGGTCCACTCCTCCAGTGACAGCGCCTCCAGCTCTGATGAGACCGTGTCTCCCAATGTGCCAACTAAGAAGACACAAGTGCGATTTCTGGAGCTGCATCGCGTTGCCTCCTCTTCCACCATGAAGAGGTAACGTTCGCCGTCCGGCCCGCTCGCTGTGCGCTCCGTGGGGTTTTTTTCCCTGCTGACTTCTGACCTTGTTGTCCTGCAGTTCGCCGCTGGAATCTCCTTCCTCTCCGATGTGCGAGGTGCTGCACATGCCGCAGTTCCAGATACGGAAGCTCCGGAAGCAGCTGAACGAGGGCAGAGACTTGAGGGATGAGCTGGAGCTGGAGCTGTCGGAGACCAAAAAACGACTGGCGGAAAAAGGTAGGGCGCCACAACGATGGCGGTTATGGGGCTGCGCAGGTCATGTGCTTGTGTACTGCGAGAACGGCTGCCATGTAGCATTCACATATAAATGCACAATGCTGATAACCTTCTACGTTTGTCTCACATCACCTTCACAGACGCGCAGATCTTCCTCATGCAGCAGCGGATCGAGCGCCTGGTGGTGCTGAATGAGAAGCAGGCGGACCAGCAGGAGCCGCGAGAGATGGAGGAGCTGCGGGAGAAGAACGAGAGGTGAGGCAGGGTGATCTCTGTCCTGGATACactgctgagggtttgttaccgTTGGGTTTAGCTCACAGGATTGTTCAGACTGGATGCAATtgcaacaaaccctcagctgtgagttATCAGAATGCTTCCAATCACTGATGGAAACCAAAGGAATGGAAGCACAAAGGGAAAGAGATCAGAACTGAATCCAAGGGAAAAGCGGAGCAATtactccatagcaaccaatcagatctctGTGTCCATTTTTCAGGCACTCTTCTGATTGGTTGCCCTAGGACCTGCTCCACTTGTCCGTGGATTCAGCTTTGATAAAACTACCCTGCAGTTTGTAAGAAAGTTTGCGGAACTTTTTTTTTCGCATTTTAAGGAGTTTTCTGGGTCTGTTGCTCAGCTGTCAGAAGAGGCTGCAGTGTGTGCATGAGCGCCGCAACCTcttcagtcacatgacctgagacCACCCCAGCCATTCAAGTGACTAGGAGTGagctgggaaggggttaaaccccaTCATGcatgacatgaaaaaaaacaagatggcggaATCTTCCTTTTATTTCATTTGTTCCTCATGTCctgtataaaataaaaagtgatggaattacaatccccccccccccccccccttcccaagagAAATTGAATAACTCAAAATTCAGCTCTGTGCCCTGCAGTGGTGCCGGTAGAGGCCGCGTGTCCACAAGAAGCGCCTCCTATCTGCTCCtcagaaaaatacaactttttttacTCTTCGAATATATTTATCAAAAAATAAAGCTTTCTCGGTCTTGAAGGCGCCGAATCGTCTGCTGTCCCTTTAAGGGTTACTGTGGTTGTCTGTATTTATTTGTAACATGAATCATTCATAATCTCTTGTCTGTCAGCCTCATGATCCGTCTCCGGGACGCCCTGAAGCAGTGTCAGGATATGAAGACGGACAGGAACCAGCTGGAGCGGAAGATCGATCAGCTTTCTGATGAGAACGGAGACCTTTCGTACAAGGTGAGCTCTTCCCCCAGCGTAATGCCAATCATAGTAAATGATCGGCACGGTGCCCAGTTGGGGTTGGTGGCGTGCAGAGAGGCTTCCTGTCCTTGGGGATTGGCACATAGAGTGGGAGTATCCCACTTGTACAGACTATTGCTGCGGGCAGGTAGGGGGCTCGGGATCTGCGGGCAGGTAGGGGGCTCGGGATCTGCGGGCAGGTAGGGGGCTCGGGATCTGCGGGCAGGTAGGGGGCTCGGGATCTGCGGGCAGGTAGGGGGCTCGGGATCTGCGGCCAGGTAGGGGGCTCGGGATCTGCGGCCAGGTAGGGGGCTCGGGATCTGCGGCCAGGTAGGGGCTCGGGGTCTGCGGCCAGGTAGGGGCTCGGGGTCTGCGGCCAGGTAGGGGCTCGGGGTCTGCGGCCAGGTAGGGGCTCGGGGTCTGCGGCCAGGTAGGGGCTCGGGGTCTGCGGCCAGGTAGGGGCTCGGGGGCTGCGGCCAGGTAGGGGCTCGGGGGCTGCGGCCAGGTAGGGGCTCGGGGGCTGCGGCCAGGTAGGGGCTCGGGGGCTGCGGCCAGGTAGGGGCTCGGGGGCTGCGGCCAGGTAGGGGCTCGGGGGCTGCGGCCAGGTAGGGGCTCGGGGGCTGCGGCCAGGTAGGGGCTCGGGGGCTGCGGCCAGGTAGGGGCTCGGGGGCTGCGGCCAGGTAGGGGCTCGGGGGCTGCGGCCAGGTAGGGGCTCGGGATCTGAGTGTCTCTACACGGAGTTGTATTTAACTGCTCTCCCTTTGATATTCTTCTCAGGTACGAGACTTGTCAAGTCGCTTGGCGCAGCTGCAGGACGCTCTCAATGAGACCACCGAAGAGCACGAGGGGTCTGTGGCCAGCTGGCAGCAGAAGCAGAGTCAGCTGGAGAACGAGCTGAACACGGCCATAACCGAGAAGGTAAGACCCGCATGTGCGCTACACCACTCTCCTGCTGGCTGCACATTGTCGGGCGGTGGTAGCGCATGTCTTCTACCAGCTGCTACTTTGGTGTCACAGAGGTGAGTATAATCCTTCCCTTCTTATGATAGAAGGAACGGCTCGTACAGATCGCAGCGTCTcactcttaattttttttcctttttatttggggggggggggggtctcctcaTTGGGCCAAATGCCTGACAAAAGTACCACTTGTCAGGCCGATCGCACTTGCTGCAGACTTTCATTTGCAGTGAAATCCACAGCGAAGCCTCTAGTCGGCACCGATGACTTCCCCCTACCCCCACTATACATGTGCATTTTAAAAAAGGTGAAGCGGTATAAAATTCCAATATGTGTCAGTGATGTGGTGCCACAACTCTTGGGATATGGGTCCAGCATTAAGGTGGTATACTGGGCTTTTAAATCTGATAAAATGGCCTTTGGATAGGTGATCAGCAGTTGATTGACGGGGGTCTGCCGTTCGGGATTCTCATCGATCAGCTGGCTGCCCAgctcgctgtcagtgcagccttGCCGGACATCATCCGTGGCCACGGGGGAAGCGGTGGAATTGCCgtcttcacttccattgaaattaataggataggtcatcagttttaaaagcctggaataccctTTAGGATATCAGAAAGCAGACTGAGCGACTTGGTACAGTGAATGCGTCTGACGGCCGTAGTGGGCTGTGGAGGGCGCTCACATTTGGCGGTGGTTTGCGGGTAGCACAGCACCAGTTTATCTCAATGATTATTGTGACAATGTTGTGTATTACAGAAATGTTTGGAGGAACGCAGCCAGATCCTGCAGGAGAAGATCTCCATGTTGGAAGACCAGCTAAAGAAGATGGGAGACAGCGAATCCCATGACAAAGGCGAGCGATTAGGGGACGTCCTGAAGGTACGTTACCAGCATGATAGAAGAGGGCAAAGGTGTAGAACGGGCTGTACCGCCTGTAAACATCCACCATTACCTGCATCCAATGGAGAGCTCTGACCCTTCCATAGTATGGCGCCCCTTAGTGTTCATAGTGTGGTGGTGCTGAGGGGGACACCGGAAAATATCTTGTGTATTTTGGTTGGAAATGGTGTAAAGTAACTTCTAAACTATCCGGTGACGGCATTATAGAGCTTCATATGAAGTTGATTTTTATGGGTCTGTAAGTTTGGCGTACGTTATAAGTTATTTTATTGTTACATTGCTGCTTTTTGACCATTTTGTCTGTTTTTCTTTTAGCTGGAGCATTTACAGCAAGAGGTGGCTGCTTTAAACACTAAGTCATCGGAGCTTCGAGGTCGCATCAAACACCTGGAAGAAGAGAAGGTGGCAGCGAAGGCGGATTCTGATGCACAAAAATCGCGATTTGAATCAGAAAAGATACAGCTCCAAGACATTGTAACCAATCTGCAGACCTCCTTATCAGAGATCACCTTCCAGAAGGAGAAGCAGGACCAGGAGGCCAGGGTCCAAGAGGAAAAACTCACCTGTCAGATCACCACACTGAAGCTGGAGATATCCAAGCTAAAGATGGCCCTGGCGCAGAAGGATCAGGAGTTCTCTGGTCTCCTCCAGGAGGTGGACGAGGAGCGACGACAGAGAGGACAACTGGAGGCGGTCCTTCAGAAGCAAGAAGAGTCTTCTAAGAAGAACATAGCAGAATTGAGCCATCAAGTCGACCATCTTGGCAGCACGCTAAGGCAGACCGAAGGCAAGTTGCTGGAGTTGAATGAACAACTCGGCCTGAAAACCCAACAGATGCACAGTTTGCAGCAGGAACGGGATAAGTTTGCTGATGAGAAAGACTCCGCTATAGCTGTGTTCAAGGAGTACAAGAGTACCAAGGAAGAGGAGGTGAGCACCTTGGGTAAAACATGCCAAGCCTTAAAGAACGATCACCGAACTGGTTTGGCTGCATTGGAAGAGTTAAAGAAGGAAAAAGCGGAAATGGCTCTTAAAGTGCAGGAGCTGGACGCCACCATATTGGACTTAATTGCGAAATGTCAGAACCTGGACGCTGAGAACGATACACAGAGCAAGTCCCACGCGGCCACGCTGGAGTCCTTGAAGACGCAGATCTCCGAACAAGAAGCTCAGCTGAAGATATACGAGCAGAAAGTGTCCGAGACGCAACTGGTGAGTGAAGAAAGTGCACAGATTAAAGAACGGCTCGCGTCCCTGGAGGAGACTCTGCAAACCCTGAATGAACAgttggaaaaagagaaaaagaactcTGCTGCGCTGGAAGGCGAGCGGCAGAAAAGTTCTGAGCTCGAAGGAAGTGTGAAGACCTTAAGGGAGAGCCGGGAGCAAGCCGTCACTGACCTCCGCAAAGAGAAGTCTACGGTTAAGAAGCTCGAATCTCGGGTCACACAGATGGAAGAAGAGCTCCAAACCAAAACTGAGAACCTGCAGCAGAAACTGCGTGAATCCGCCGCCACCGTCAGAAAACGAGAAGACGAAATCGATAAGCTCACAAAGGAAGCGTCCGCATGGAAAGAGAGAGCCAGCAGCTCCAGCCAGGCGGAGGCGCACGTCGAAAGGTTAAAGAAGGAGCACGAGGAGGTCTGCCAGCAGCTGGAAAAAGAGAGGCTAAAATTGTCGAAAATAGAATCCGAGGCGAAAACTGCTGCGTCCACGCAGAAAGATCAGGTGCGTCTCCTGGAGACAGAGCTCGCTGCAGCAAAGGCGCTGCTGAAAGAGAAGGAAGCCCAAGAGCAGAAGCTGCGCCACACCATCCAGGCCACGGAGGAGAAGCTGCGCTCGGCACATCGGGAGGACGCAGAACACGTGTCTCAGCTGGAAACCACGTGCAGCAATAAAGTGCAGGAGCTTCGGGTCCTCTCCAAAGAACTCGCTGATGAGAAGCAAAAAACCGCTGACTTAGAAGCCACTTTAAAGCGTGTGAAAGAAAAGAAGTCTGAGaagattgcagctctggagtcaCAAATAAGTTCAATGCAAGGCGCTGTCAAAGAGCGCGAACAAGCCGTGGAGAACCGGACCGCAGAGCTGGAGCAGATGAGCAAACAGCTTAAAGAGTCTCAGGCGAAGCATCAGCAGGCTCTCGCCCGGAAAGAGGAGGAGGTTCGTTGTCTggcaaaggagaaggaaaaagtcCTCGGAGAACTGAAGACCGAGCAAGGAGCTAAACTGGAAGCGGAggatcagctgcagaaatgtaagGACGTCCACAAGAACGAGTCCTCGGCTCTACAGAACGAACTGTCCCGCTCACTGGATCTCATCACCATGAAGGAGGGCGAGTTGGAGAGACTTGCCAAAGAGATCTCTTCTAGAGAGGAAGCGATCCAGAAGGAGAAACGCAATGCGGCCAATCTCATGAAAGAGGTTGAAGGACTAAAAGTCTCAAAAGAACAGTCCGCATCGCAGGAAGAGCAGATAAAGCACTATATCCAAACCCTCAAAGCCACGGATTCTGAGCTCAGCACTCTGAAGGCCGCACTCTCTGAAAAAGACAAACGGCTTGAGCGCTTGGAACAAGACCTTCAAAGCAAAATCCAAGAAGGCGCTTCTGTCCAGCAGCAGTATCAAGCTACATTAAGGGAAGTGCAAACTCTTCAGTCCAGGACGGCAGAACTGGAGAGTAGATGCAGCGGGCTGGAAGATGCCGTAAACGTCGCTCGTAAGGAAGCGGTCGATGCCAAAACTGCAGCATCTGAAAAGGCTTCTGCATCTGAGCAGCATCAGAAGGGGATGCAAACGTTGGCCACCGAGGTCAAGCAGGAACGGCAGAAGACATCCGAGCTCGTGAAGCAGTTGGAAAAGTCTCGAGCTTTGCAGGCGGAGAGAGAAGCTTCCTTAGACGCCTTGAAGAAAGAACTGTTCCATAAAGTTCAGGAATTAGAGCAAAGTCAAAAGTTATTAAGCGAATCGAACCGGGAGTTGGCTTGTGTCAAGTCTACATCTCAGGAAAATGAAAAGGAGTTGTCTGGAAGCAAGGAGCAAGTAGCCCAACATCAGAAGGAAGTCGAGAAGAAAACCGAACAGATACAAAGTCTGCAGAAGGAGTTAAATAACTTGGCTTCCAAGCTGACCAGCAATGAGCGCAACTTTCTGGAGGTCAAGGAACttctagcaagagaaaccaataGAAGCAACGGGCTGGAGCAGCAGCTGAGAGCCGTCCAGGAGAAGTTCAAAGCCTCTTCCAAGGAACTCCTTGAGAAACAAGGTGCTGCCCAAAGTCTAACAGCACAGGCTTCATCCTACAAAGAGGAAGCTGAAAAGCAAAGGATGGCTGTGGAAGGACTTCAGAAGTCCTCGTCGTCTTACCAGGCAACAGCAGCAAAACTTGAGAAGGATATTAAGATCTGGCAGGAGAAGTGCAGCCAGAAGGAGGAAGAGCTGTCCAGGATCCAACGTCAGCTCGAGGAATTGGCGTCTCTTCGGAACCTCTACCAGGAAATGAAGACCGAGCGGACTCAACGGGAGAACCAACACAAAGAGGAACTGCTACAAATCCGGAAGACGGCGGAGAGTTTACAGGTGGAACTGGACAAAACCAAAGCAGAGGCGGCATCTGTGATGTTACTGAAGGGCtccttggaggagaaggagaagttgGTGGAGACACTGCAAAAGGAGGCGAAGGAGCATCTTAACCAAATGACCTCCCTTCAGGAGGAGAACAAGAACTTGTCCGGAGAGAATAAAACTCGTTCCCAGTATCACGAGAAGATGCTGAAGAAGATGCAGACTGAATTGGCAAAGACGTCTGAAAAGCACACACAGGAACTCGAGTCTCTCCGACTGCAGTACGAGAAGAAGGTCTCTGAAGACAAGGAGCAAATGCAGGACGTCAGCAGCAAATACGAACATGCCAAAACTAAGATTCTGGATGAGAGACAGAAGTTCCAAGAGGAAAAGCAGAAACTGCTGACTCAGGTATCGTGCTCCTTCTTGTGAGATCACACATAAGACTTAAAGTGTTTAAGTCCTGGGGTTCCTCCTTAAGTACCATGTCAGACGCTCGGTAGGCAACCAGTATGGTCACCACTGGGAGTCTCGCGCTTCTTAGAGAGGTTCTGCCAAAAACAACTTGTCCTGTAAAATCAGACCAGTGACTGCCATCAAGGGCCGTCCTGGCGAGATCCTCCGTGTGGCTTTGTGGTTGAAGACTTTTGTGGGGAAATCTTGGTAAATATTAATGTGTCCGTAATACAGATAAGCGTCTCGACGACCGCGGGTCTCCTGACCGGAACCCGAAGCACTTCATGTGACCATCTGAGCTCAGGAGCGCCGTGGTCGGCCGGGGTACTGGTCTGGCTTAAGGACGCAGTTGTGCACCCACATAATATGCTCCTGTGTTTCGGGGTACAATCGGTCTTCTTCACTGAGGGTTCCGTCAGAATTGCTGTAAACAGTATTAAGATGTAACCGTTGCTTTGTAACCACCTCACGACTGCATAATGTAATCGCGCGAGGTgtacggagggggagggggagggggagggggagggggctgggGCGAGCCTGCTACATAACTAGCGGCAGACTGACCACAACTTGCGCTTGGCTCCAAGCTTCCGTTAACATGCTATGATCAATGACTGTAGCATCTAATCAGTGTTCATCCTGCGTGGTGATTCATATGTGTAATACATGCACGATGCCAGAATCACAAGGGGCTCCTGAGCTAAATGGGGACAGAAGGTTAAAACTTTTGGTCTCCTTTTTGATAAGGTTTTTGGAGGAAACCACAGTGAAGTCTAATGATCCATAAATAATGGAAACTGTCGGACGGAGAACGAAGTGTGCACCTTTTTGTCTCTGACTAATTTAAAGCGAATATTCTGACAGAACCAGAATTTGGGGCGATTCGGGTCCCAAAGTCCATTAAAGCGCTGTGTTCCTGGTTAGATATATCTCTTCAACTCCTTAGTTTCAAAATATCTGCATGCTGTCATTGAATGTGAACAATCTTTATTGCCTCCAGAGAGCCCTGAGAGTAATGTAAACCAATGAGGGGAAATGAGAGGCCCGTAGCGGCGCCAGCTTACTTGTAAAGTCTGACATTTCTTTATTAAAAGCCATCCAAAAAACAGCCGTGTTTCGAGGTGTAGCACCTCTTCATCAGTGCCAGCTGGTTGAGAGCCCTTGATGGAGCCAGAAGTATTGTGAAACGAAGCAGCCTTGCTTCATCCATGAGAACACGGTTCCTTACCCTTAACAGCTCAGGCGAAGCTGAGCCGGCGACAtccgcagcgggagccgtctgTGACTGAAAACCTGGCCCCCtgttgcaacagcagggatcggtgagaCCTCAATCCCTGCTGTTACCGCCAAACACTGCTGTTAACCCCTGCTGATAGCGGCATCTAACGAGTTCACAGAGGGAAGCGCTTCTCCACTGTGATGTTATAATAGGGGTGAGTAGGACAGTGCCTCAGAACGTATGTACGTATCTGTCAGAAAGAACCccaaaatttgaattaaaaattGGTGTGTAAAGGGATATAAACAAAAAGGAAAACCTTCTCTGCACTCATAAGAGTGAAACAATAAATCAGCAACAGTTACATGGAAAGAGGGGGTTATAAAGCCAAATAAAACTATCAAGCATCATAAAGATAAAGGTGCATTACAGCACCGACACTCTCTGCATCAGCGGTCTTACTGCCCTGTAATCTGTGTGCCTGAAACAAAACTGAACTGATTCCGTATTGAATTCCTCTCCCGATGTCCAAAAACATCAGGGAGGAGGGGGTTTGATTTGGCTCTATACCCCCCTCTTTCATATAAGTgttgttgatttgttttttcactcATATGTGCaagaatttttttcattttatcacCCCACCTGTGGTCACAATTATTGATTAATATATTGTAATGCAGAAGTACTTCCATCTATTATCAGTGCGATCATaccatcgcaggttcaagtcccctatggaggTATAAGGCGGTTTTTGCTGGCACACTTTAATCTtagttttaaaaaacaaacactaaACTAAATGGTCAAAATTTTTTTTCGTTCATTCCTCCTccccaaaaaaattgcaatatgatttttaaaaaagacCTATATACCCCAGAATGGTATTGATAAAAGCTGCACCTCGTTACGCAAAAAAAGCCCCCCCCCAAAACTCAGTCCGTGGGGAAATTGGGTTTTATCGTGTGATTTTGGAAAACTTGAAAATCAAAAATTGGTTCGGTCGTAATCGCActgatctgcagaaaaaaatgtatcgtgtcctttatgctgcctgattgGAGCTGTAAGATACACTGGCAGAATAGATGGTCTTCTCTCCTCGCCCTCCAAAAAACACATTATATGCACCTAAAAATGGCACCAACAAGGACTGCCGCTCGCTGCGCAAAAGTCCCCCCTCACACGGCCGTGTCAgcgggaaaataaagttatggcttcagaaaagtggagatgaaaatcattGCGACCTCAGGACTGAACTGGGtcgggtcactaaggggttaaaggtgaagatgtaaaaaaaactctGCAAATAACGTTATAGAGAAAAACCATATACTGTCCTTTCCGTGGCTCCTCCCATCCAGCGCCGCTCTTCCTCTCTCATGCCTCCGGCCTCAGCGTGCGTCTGCATGACGGCATGTGGCTGCAGGGATTGGCGCGGTCGGAGGAATTTTTTAGCGATTTCAATTGACCCCTTCCTGGGAGAGCTGAGCGAACCCAGCAGAGCGGTTTGCAGCTTTGGCTGTGACTGTAGCGTAGGGCGTGATGTCATCAGTACCATCATGTGACCATCGGCCGCCGTCCTGGATCGCGCTTCTCATTCACGCTTGTTGGTTGTTCCCCACAGGTGGATCATTTGGAGGCAGCGAAGAAGGAGCAGTCTGACCAGGTAACGGGGGTAACCGCCGCTCGGCTGCAGCTCCTTAAACGGTGATGGTGCATGCCGCTAACACATCCCACTCTGCGCCATCTCTGGGCTCTCGCTCCGCAGCCGTTTTCCTTGCGAACTGTTTGCCCCCCCCAGGGGCCGCAGCAGAACACGGGACCGCGTTGTGGCGTGAGCGGAATGCGCCGTTCCCCTCTCTCACGCTTGTAGTTGAATAGATTCTGCTGTGGAGAGGCTCTCCTGGCTCAGGTCAGAAAACTTCCGTTACTTTGGCATCTTCTGCTTCCGAACCATCAATCTCCCCGTGATTCCCCGTAATCGCCCCGCGGCTCGCCGCTCCGTAGATGGATACTGCCTGCACAATGATTCCTTGTAATTCTGTTCCTCGCAAGCT
This window contains:
- the NUMA1 gene encoding nuclear mitotic apparatus protein 1 isoform X1, with amino-acid sequence MSLHGTVMESLLTWVNSLKVEEPIERLSQMEDLNIFIKIITKLNGNADEAARILKQPQEERLKFLQRHCRCGSRAEDLVNWQKILHGENSDLEICKVIVLLFYVSNMKCKNTQEWEMFDHKTQTELASILRFILDNEDDLSVDDKLIHFLQRKAARVHSSSDSASSSDETVSPNVPTKKTQVRFLELHRVASSSTMKSSPLESPSSPMCEVLHMPQFQIRKLRKQLNEGRDLRDELELELSETKKRLAEKDAQIFLMQQRIERLVVLNEKQADQQEPREMEELREKNESLMIRLRDALKQCQDMKTDRNQLERKIDQLSDENGDLSYKVRDLSSRLAQLQDALNETTEEHEGSVASWQQKQSQLENELNTAITEKKCLEERSQILQEKISMLEDQLKKMGDSESHDKGERLGDVLKLEHLQQEVAALNTKSSELRGRIKHLEEEKVAAKADSDAQKSRFESEKIQLQDIVTNLQTSLSEITFQKEKQDQEARVQEEKLTCQITTLKLEISKLKMALAQKDQEFSGLLQEVDEERRQRGQLEAVLQKQEESSKKNIAELSHQVDHLGSTLRQTEGKLLELNEQLGLKTQQMHSLQQERDKFADEKDSAIAVFKEYKSTKEEEVSTLGKTCQALKNDHRTGLAALEELKKEKAEMALKVQELDATILDLIAKCQNLDAENDTQSKSHAATLESLKTQISEQEAQLKIYEQKVSETQLVSEESAQIKERLASLEETLQTLNEQLEKEKKNSAALEGERQKSSELEGSVKTLRESREQAVTDLRKEKSTVKKLESRVTQMEEELQTKTENLQQKLRESAATVRKREDEIDKLTKEASAWKERASSSSQAEAHVERLKKEHEEVCQQLEKERLKLSKIESEAKTAASTQKDQVRLLETELAAAKALLKEKEAQEQKLRHTIQATEEKLRSAHREDAEHVSQLETTCSNKVQELRVLSKELADEKQKTADLEATLKRVKEKKSEKIAALESQISSMQGAVKEREQAVENRTAELEQMSKQLKESQAKHQQALARKEEEVRCLAKEKEKVLGELKTEQGAKLEAEDQLQKCKDVHKNESSALQNELSRSLDLITMKEGELERLAKEISSREEAIQKEKRNAANLMKEVEGLKVSKEQSASQEEQIKHYIQTLKATDSELSTLKAALSEKDKRLERLEQDLQSKIQEGASVQQQYQATLREVQTLQSRTAELESRCSGLEDAVNVARKEAVDAKTAASEKASASEQHQKGMQTLATEVKQERQKTSELVKQLEKSRALQAEREASLDALKKELFHKVQELEQSQKLLSESNRELACVKSTSQENEKELSGSKEQVAQHQKEVEKKTEQIQSLQKELNNLASKLTSNERNFLEVKELLARETNRSNGLEQQLRAVQEKFKASSKELLEKQGAAQSLTAQASSYKEEAEKQRMAVEGLQKSSSSYQATAAKLEKDIKIWQEKCSQKEEELSRIQRQLEELASLRNLYQEMKTERTQRENQHKEELLQIRKTAESLQVELDKTKAEAASVMLLKGSLEEKEKLVETLQKEAKEHLNQMTSLQEENKNLSGENKTRSQYHEKMLKKMQTELAKTSEKHTQELESLRLQYEKKVSEDKEQMQDVSSKYEHAKTKILDERQKFQEEKQKLLTQVDHLEAAKKEQSDQVRELNKQVSQQEKTIRSQQQKLKRDSEAHEEGEKSRKKVSELEEQLGKQVQAVEHYKAQMEKAKLHYDSKKQQTQQLSDELASLTLEQEKLRKENAEHKAEAERINKELQLSLLQTKEAEQNCKTLTSQVRSLEAQVEHAGRQLRELGKFQVSTDAMKSRETMYPPRVTRSRADVSTDSLDMSDEEESPMNSTRKNGRSHQESSKSSSAKAVSPEAPSSDRLPRKVESLESLYFTPIPNRAKTKLDSSIGSMDDLSLDSSKKTRSGRRRTTQVINITMTKRTKEDIEPEAESANSSFYSLRSAPSHQSLHLPQNTRRGGKPQPASSAPALTSLPSTESLVKAEHTSSDDSLNNSVLMSLPGYRPTTRSSARLSQSGGRSSFYVNTCQDEPDAQDDWTRIAELQQRNRALPPHLKTCYPLESRPSLLASTITDDEVKTGDPKETLRRATLLPSQIKESVGSMRRMTLVPTGEEQSWGGGGITTRQQRKRVSEETHYGPDTPESKKSASCFPRPMTPKDKPETRKVSAAESKASVSQQSNPGRRQTTAFSILNTPKKLGSSLLKRGLNKKSTPKLTPQGRGKTSKSPLLSLRKSPSRKSPRGSTAKSPKNKFFEKTQKRKK